The Plasmodium falciparum 3D7 genome assembly, chromosome: 12 genome contains the following window.
atacatatatacatatatatatatatatatatatatatatatatttccgcacattattattattgaatGAAAATATCAACTTATTAAAAGTCGTACAAATGGgaagaaggaaaaaataaaataaaataaaaaaaaaaaaaattaatatgtaaattatataatgtaaaaaaggaataatcTCATTTGTTTGATTCTGTTCATGTTGTTTACCTTGTTCACATGGTTAAATCTTATCACTTTAttcattttgtaaataatattgaatcttttgttatattttgtatttttttcaatattttaattttttcctaAAATTTGTTTCATAAAATTTACTACATACAAAGTTTATTtcgatatatataataaatatataaatatattatatatatatatttatttatatatttataattattatatatgctcttttttttttttttttttttttttttttttttttggtaaaatgtaatattttttttattatttattttatatatatatatataaatatatattttgtttttctacAAAATTTTTGTcaaattatctttatttgtgtgtaaaatgaaaatatatacatattcatatatatatatattacaaatctatgaaaataaaatattgtatttttttttgtaatataacaAGCATTCCTTATTTAAAagtaaatacaaatatataaatcatatatatatatatatataatatattttatatactcCTAGATTGAAACATATATTGAGTGTATAACAAATTTATGTAttgaggaaaaaaaaaaatgatagttGTGTGCAATTGCATAATTATGTGGatattgttattttaaaaataatatatatatatatatatatatatatatatttatatatatttatatcagtCCCCCTtccttttaatataatatattccatattaatatgtattttttttttttttttatagaaaaaaagtcatattattatttattaagttcttatgataaaatttatttattatatatatggagaaattaaaaaaaaaaaaaaaaaaaaaaaaaaaggaaatttgGTCAATTATATCATTCCTTTGATATTATAAGTAATCATCGTAAAagtatctttttttttttagttcaTTATTcaaatagtaaaaaaaaaaaaaggttctttttttaaatttattgttTTCAAAATTATgctttttgaatattttaaagGATTTATAtcacaaaaatattaataatgaaaaggtagaaaaaataaatttaatcataatatgcattatattatattataacattcAAATAGTTGGtactttaaatataaataaataaataaatatatatatatatatatatatatatatatatatatatataatatatttatatatttatatatttattcatcatattatttatgtaaaaaaatttgATATAAACCCATTATGAAAAAAGGGTTTTTAAAGACTTTGTTCTTTCTTTATTTGTTAACATATTAAAGTCCAAATTACATAAAGTTCAAAACAAATTATAGaaaaattgtattatatatatatgtaccatTTTAATGagcaaataataaatatattatatataaatgttgcTCCTTTAAATAATTTGCATAATAGGGGTTAcacataatttatttatttatataaattttttttttttttttcttaaatagcCAAATTGTcacataaacatatatatataatatatatatatatatatatatatatgtgtattatggtaaaataattttagcacactttttatgattatgatataaaataaaattttctaataatattttatagtaATAgtgaatattaatatataaaaaaataaaaataaatattcatataaggAGAGtaagaatttttattttttttaattaaaatgtaGATATTATcgtacacatatatttatatatatatatatatatatatatatatatatatatatataatataatataattgttatatatccaaagtgataaaaaaaaaaagtacaatGTAAGAATTGTATTTTATATGGAGTAATAgcatgatataataaataattgttGTAGTTATActtaaacaaaaaagaagaaagaataaagaagaaaggaattcctttacatatatatatatatatatatatatatatatatatatatatatatatgtatgtatgtatgggGATATGTTTAGGATGAGAACTTTTATAGTTTAACcataatatgttataatgTTTTTGAGCTTTGTTCGATATACTCCTCCTAAAACGCCAAGAAATGTATTTTTTCCATGGCATACATTTTGTATACATAAGTCAGGTAGTTTCTTAGAAAAGAACCGATTGGCTTTAAGAGTTCCTATAAATTTGACAAAATTTGAAATACGAgaatatttaagaaaaatatataatgcaaAAGTAATTAAGGTGAATACATTAATTAAGATACCTGAACGACGACGTAATTTAACAGATCATagatttaattattataggAATGGACcaagatataaaaaagctATTATTACATTAGAACATGAAGTACCGGATAGTGTTAAAATGATACAgtcatgtaaaaatataggTAGAAATccatatataacaaaaaaaaatattacatatggGGTTAGAAGTGATGTTAAAATTAGACCAACACGATCTCAACTTTGGCATATGGGAGAATGCAGATATTCATGGAGATTACCTTTAACAAATTTATTATCTGActataatatgaatttaaATCCAGATTTAAGAATTGATGATGAGTTTGTTCAATTAACACCTGACCCTACGAAACCTTTTATGCATTCAGGAATTTCATCTGAAACAATTAAACCCAATAATGTTCCCAAGCAAACATTTCCTCAtgtaagttttttttttttttttggaaaattataatatattaatatattatatagtgaaacatattttattattgatTTTATTACATgacaatttttttaaaagatataaatataaatatatatatatatatatgtactcaAATATTGCCACCTTTTcaaaaatgtacatatatgtgtaattTTGTGAAGtacatatttatgtgtaaaatatgtatgaaaGCTATTACATCGtttacaaaattttttattataaaaaaaaaatgaacacatgaacatatacacacacacacacatatatatatatatatatatatttttttttttttttttcgattATTTTTCTGCAGATCGATTTAACCCCTTGGAGAAGacaagtaaaaaaaatttacgaCTCAGGTACTTTGGCCCCTCCAGAATCTTTTCCAGTTACTTATAACGGAAAAGAAACAATTGAATATTCaagtgaaaataaaaatatcaaaaaatcGTCAAGCAGTAAATGGAAACCACCttcataaattatatttttaattatgtaCTATAAGGTTATATGAATTTTATGTTCaattaaaatgttatatatatatatgtatttgtttattttgttttatttatttatttatttattttttatttttttattttttttttttttgtgtgtgcttattttgtacatattaggtaaatatttatttaacaaaaatataattataagcattattttaatattttaataaaattgtttttaaaattatttatatttttatatatttatatatttatatatttatatatttactattaCACATTTAATGCTATGACATAATAACGTaagatattattttatgtgtttaatataaaatattttattcttaaaaaGAATGTAATTAATTTTTGCACATACGAATATTTATAAaggtattataattttatgattGGATTTTAagatcacaaaaaaaaaaaaaaaaaaatatatatatatatatataacaccaatatcaatataattataaaaaaataacatgcTCATCatagatacatatatatacacaatgaactttattaaaaaaatttttttttttgcttatGCTATTAGGCCTaatttgtatgtatatacattttttataaaatatattaattcaaaagagaaaaaaaaaaaaaaaaaaaaattaaaaataaaatatatacatatatatatatatatgataatacgTTTTATGTGTAAACAAAAATaccaaattttttatattttaatatatacatatattatatatatatgtttatttatttattttatattttattttttagaatgtgtatatatttaattctgaactttttttttttttttttttttttttttaaataacgctttaaggaaagaaaaaaagaaaaagaaaaatacataaaatatatagtatttaTTTTGCTTGAACAAATGATAATTTTAAacaattaattttaaaaaatgatgtttcctttcaatatatttttatatagcaTACTTGAtcttaattaaataatatatataataatacaagaaaaaaaaaaaaaaaagaaataaaaataaaaaaaaaaaagaaataaaaggaaaaaaagaaaaaaagaaaaaaagaaaaagaaatatttgttatataatatatatatatatatataatgtgcatatataaatagtttGATGTTtcttacattatatatatataaaatataatttatatatttttttatatttttatatatttttatatatttttttatatttttttatatttttatatatttttatatatttttatatatttttatatatttttataaattattttatatatatataattattatttactttatttttttattttaaatttatcaaaatatCAAACTAGAATGTGCGCATGCATTCAAGTTTTTcctattacatattttttttattttttatgagttattttttttataaaataaaaatgaagagataaaaaaaaaaaaatacaataacgttaaaaattatataaacacgttatattctatattatatatatatatatataatatttataatactattatatatttttaataaaaatgtgttaaatttttttttttcttttaatttataataatactaaaATGACCAAATgtgtaagaaaaaaaaaaaaaaaaaaaaaaaaaaaagtcaaACCTAAAATGtgataaatgaaaaaattttaaataaaatactttataaatttctaaaatattacattaaaaaaatataaaaaaaaaaaaaaaaaaagcaaatgAGAAggagaaatatatttttatttttattaaagaaCAATAAAAGAAGTGTGCTTATATAAatagtttattatataaacatattaaatttttcaaaaatatttataactaaaaaaatttattagtgtatg
Protein-coding sequences here:
- a CDS encoding mitochondrial ribosomal protein L23 precursor, putative: MFLSFVRYTPPKTPRNVFFPWHTFCIHKSGSFLEKNRLALRVPINLTKFEIREYLRKIYNAKVIKVNTLIKIPERRRNLTDHRFNYYRNGPRYKKAIITLEHEVPDSVKMIQSCKNIGRNPYITKKNITYGVRSDVKIRPTRSQLWHMGECRYSWRLPLTNLLSDYNMNLNPDLRIDDEFVQLTPDPTKPFMHSGISSETIKPNNVPKQTFPHIDLTPWRRQVKKIYDSGTLAPPESFPVTYNGKETIEYSSENKNIKKSSSSKWKPPS